The Spirochaetota bacterium genome segment TGTATCAGGATAATGTTTATGAAATTCCCAGTGGCTGCCCATGCAATGTAACACTATGAGCTTTCTCTTTTCATTTTTTAGAAGTTCATCAAGTTCAGGCAGCATATTCTCATCTAAAATTTGTGCATTTGTTACAGTGTAATCTTTTTTTGTGTTTCTGTTCCATATAATTTGCTTTTTGATTGATGCTTCATTAGCAAATGCTGCTATATTAGAGTAGCTATTATCAATAACATCCTGATTGGATATCCATGCTGTAGAAAATCCGTGCTTATTAAATATTGATACAAATGAAGTTTCTTTATATGTAATATCTTCATTTTCTTTTGTTGCTCGGGTCATCATCAGCGGAACTGCTTTATTGGTAACTCCGTAAATGGAATCTATATTTGGTAAACTGACAACCTGTAATTTTTCAATGTTAGGTGATGTTTTTCGTGGATATCCGTTAATTGAAAAATGATCAGCCCGTGCAGCTTCTCCTATAATAAATACTATGGTTAAATCAGCATTTTTTTCCTGGTTAAATGTTGATGGCAATTGTGATATATTGGTACGGGGCTGATGTATAATTGCCTGGTATTTATTATACATGTTGATAGCGTAAAAAAATGCATATGGCATAACGGGTCTGGAAAAGTATAACAAAAAAAGCACAGGGCTTAATAGCAGTATAAAGATGATTTTAATACGTCTGAATGGTGCATCATTATGAAGTTTATTGTAATAATATAAAAATAAGGTGGTTACCAGCAAAATAGACATCACCATTATTATTAAATCAAAACTAATAACACCACTTGCTTCATGAGGATTTGTTTGAACAAGTAAAATAAAAGTGTCCAGCAGGTAGATTCTGACTTTATAAACTATGAT includes the following:
- a CDS encoding sulfatase-like hydrolase/transferase; the protein is MLKKIFTPCSSFQNTKYGNIIIILVFSVIYSLVFNAIDFIRYPVKYGNTIINTILLFILSIPLVFYYFLVASIHKKLFTIITLLTTFLSSIALYFIIVYKVRIYLLDTFILLVQTNPHEASGVISFDLIIMVMSILLVTTLFLYYYNKLHNDAPFRRIKIIFILLLSPVLFLLYFSRPVMPYAFFYAINMYNKYQAIIHQPRTNISQLPSTFNQEKNADLTIVFIIGEAARADHFSINGYPRKTSPNIEKLQVVSLPNIDSIYGVTNKAVPLMMTRATKENEDITYKETSFVSIFNKHGFSTAWISNQDVIDNSYSNIAAFANEASIKKQIIWNRNTKKDYTVTNAQILDENMLPELDELLKNEKRKLIVLHCMGSHWEFHKHYPDTFHKFVPICTTSNVSRCDHDELVNNYDNSILYADYIISQVIKRVIDKNAIVIYCSDHGEFLGEDGYYGHIPGLHRKEITNPAMFVWMSDEYKKRNPEKYNNLLKNKNKQLPNYILFHSILDAASINSTAANYELSIFSKM